In Gemmatimonadota bacterium, a single genomic region encodes these proteins:
- a CDS encoding HlyD family secretion protein has protein sequence MSTAAPLEAPPPSAPTSPAAARGATRQRIVLGIVGVAAIAGIAAGVRSWSFGRTHASTDNAQVDGHIIPVVSRVGGFVADIRVRENERVKAGDTLLVLDDSEFRVRLAQADADLEAARAVAGSKGIAGQSETVVRSATSQRASVEAQVAAARANLQKAQADLGRMQELVAKQIVSRQQLDAAELAVRASTANLESAERQAAGASAGVENAQVGTRLARARLASAQAVRDNAALQLTYTRIVAPRDGYVSRKQVEAGQLVQAGQPVLTVVDDQDTWVSANFKETQLASLRVGQPADFDVDAYEGCVATGRVESLSAATGARFALIPPDNATGNFTKVVQRVPVRIAITTGCGPDRPLRPGMSVTVHVKTR, from the coding sequence ATGTCCACTGCTGCCCCCCTCGAAGCGCCCCCCCCGTCAGCCCCCACGTCACCCGCCGCTGCGCGCGGCGCGACACGCCAGCGCATCGTGCTCGGCATCGTCGGTGTCGCCGCGATCGCCGGCATCGCTGCCGGGGTGCGTTCGTGGAGCTTCGGCCGCACCCACGCCTCCACCGACAACGCCCAAGTGGATGGGCACATCATCCCCGTGGTCAGCCGCGTCGGAGGCTTCGTGGCCGACATTCGCGTACGCGAGAACGAACGCGTGAAGGCCGGCGACACGCTCCTCGTGCTCGACGACAGCGAGTTCCGCGTGCGCCTCGCCCAGGCCGACGCCGACCTCGAGGCCGCGCGCGCCGTCGCCGGGAGCAAGGGCATCGCCGGGCAGTCCGAGACGGTCGTGCGCTCCGCGACCAGCCAGCGCGCCTCGGTCGAGGCGCAGGTCGCCGCCGCCCGCGCCAACCTGCAGAAGGCCCAGGCCGACCTCGGGCGCATGCAGGAGCTGGTCGCGAAGCAGATCGTCTCCCGACAGCAACTCGATGCCGCCGAGCTCGCGGTGCGCGCCTCGACCGCCAACCTGGAGTCGGCGGAGCGACAGGCGGCCGGCGCGAGTGCCGGCGTGGAGAATGCGCAGGTCGGCACGCGGCTGGCGCGCGCACGCCTTGCCTCGGCGCAGGCGGTGCGTGACAACGCCGCGTTGCAGCTGACGTACACGCGCATCGTCGCCCCGCGCGACGGTTACGTCTCGCGCAAGCAGGTCGAGGCCGGACAGCTCGTGCAGGCCGGCCAGCCCGTGCTCACGGTGGTCGACGACCAGGACACCTGGGTCTCCGCCAACTTCAAGGAAACGCAGTTGGCGTCGCTCCGCGTGGGGCAGCCGGCCGACTTCGACGTGGATGCGTACGAGGGCTGCGTGGCGACCGGGCGCGTCGAATCGCTCAGCGCCGCGACCGGCGCGAGGTTCGCCCTCATCCCGCCCGACAACGCCACCGGCAACTTCACCAAGGTCGTCCAGCGCGTCCCCGTGCGCATCGCCATCACCACGGGATGCGGCCCCGACCGCCCGCTGCGCCCCGGGATGTCGGTCACCGTCCACGTGAAGACCCGTTAG
- a CDS encoding TolC family protein has translation MPDSRSPRAARRRGRDATRLVVTLLLPLAAVPSLAAQAPAARRVSLGDVVRLATEQNAGVEVAHARTAQAAARIRLRRADLLPNISASAVEAGRTFNTATLGFAFRGADGSSFFNPDGEVLGPVLSTDLRARVSQVLFDAGALERLRVARTAATAAGTEADVAAERAAGQAAAGYVRLLRADAQIAARRADSTLAADLLGIAQDQLTAGVGVALDVTRARSQAAQIRAQQVAARLERDRAALELSRILGLAPDERLIAADSLAALALPETAPRDLDLAVAQRPDIRALDAQLVTATQAERAIRRDKLPTLSAFGDHGPIAGDGTSYLRTYSWGVQLSVPIFAGFRNEGRLEEQAAARHELEVHRRDLARQVGLDVRGARDELAATREQLDAARERVALADQELAQARERFRAGVSGNADVVTASLGLNAARTLVIDALTAWHVARISLARAQGDARSLR, from the coding sequence ATGCCTGATTCTCGCTCCCCACGCGCCGCCCGGCGCAGGGGCCGTGACGCCACGCGCCTGGTCGTCACGCTCCTCCTGCCACTCGCAGCCGTCCCCTCCCTCGCCGCACAGGCACCGGCCGCGCGCCGCGTGTCGTTAGGTGATGTCGTCCGACTCGCCACCGAGCAGAACGCCGGCGTCGAGGTCGCGCACGCGCGAACCGCACAGGCCGCGGCGCGCATCCGCCTGCGCCGCGCCGACCTCCTGCCGAACATCTCCGCGTCCGCGGTCGAGGCCGGACGCACCTTCAACACGGCCACCTTGGGCTTCGCCTTCAGGGGCGCCGACGGCAGCTCCTTCTTCAATCCCGACGGTGAGGTCCTGGGGCCGGTGCTCAGCACCGACCTCCGCGCCCGCGTCTCGCAGGTCCTGTTCGACGCCGGCGCACTGGAGCGGCTGCGCGTGGCCCGCACCGCCGCCACCGCCGCCGGCACCGAAGCCGACGTGGCCGCGGAGCGAGCGGCCGGGCAGGCCGCCGCGGGCTACGTCCGCCTCCTGCGTGCCGACGCCCAGATCGCCGCCCGTCGCGCCGACTCCACGCTCGCCGCCGACCTGCTCGGCATCGCCCAGGACCAGCTCACGGCCGGCGTGGGAGTGGCGCTCGACGTGACGCGCGCCCGTTCGCAGGCCGCGCAGATCCGCGCCCAGCAGGTGGCCGCTCGCCTCGAGCGCGATCGCGCCGCGCTCGAGTTGTCGCGCATCCTCGGCCTCGCCCCGGACGAACGACTCATCGCCGCCGACTCGCTGGCCGCCCTCGCCCTCCCCGAAACGGCACCACGCGACCTCGACCTCGCCGTGGCGCAGCGCCCGGACATTCGCGCGCTCGACGCGCAACTCGTCACCGCCACGCAGGCCGAACGGGCCATCCGGCGCGACAAGCTTCCCACGCTGTCGGCCTTTGGAGATCACGGCCCCATCGCCGGCGACGGCACGTCGTACCTCCGCACCTATTCCTGGGGGGTGCAGCTCTCCGTCCCGATCTTCGCCGGCTTCCGCAACGAAGGACGCCTCGAGGAGCAGGCCGCGGCCCGGCACGAACTCGAGGTGCACCGTCGCGACCTCGCCCGTCAGGTCGGGCTCGACGTTCGCGGCGCACGCGACGAACTCGCCGCCACCCGCGAACAGCTCGACGCCGCCCGTGAGCGCGTCGCCCTCGCCGACCAGGAGCTCGCCCAGGCCCGCGAGCGCTTCCGGGCTGGGGTGTCGGGCAACGCCGATGTCGTCACCGCGTCGTTAGGGCTCAACGCCGCCCGCACGCTCGTGATCGATGCCCTCACCGCCTGGCACGTCGCGCGCATCTCGCTCGCCCGCGCCCAGGGAGATGCCCGCTCGCTTCGCTGA
- a CDS encoding TetR/AcrR family transcriptional regulator has protein sequence MDSAPMIAPDMAHGADRAAAPPEAPASVAVLAESPAPRWRRLPEERPRQLIEAAFEVFSDTGLEGARLDEIARRAGVSKGTIYLYFTSKEELFRAVVEAKVISVIEAAEQDAERRAHEELPGVDDLRRYMTMQWNHLRSPTYLAMYRLVHAELHHFPDLMRFYGNEVVERSLRLTASLIARGIARGDFVAADPLVTARLVTSLLLTHALWYERRTLFDSSMSDCADTVRDSVIEFALRSLVPPHGAATPPTVPDA, from the coding sequence ATGGACTCTGCTCCCATGATCGCCCCCGACATGGCGCACGGCGCCGATCGCGCCGCCGCGCCGCCTGAGGCGCCCGCCTCCGTCGCCGTCCTCGCCGAATCGCCGGCGCCGCGCTGGCGTCGACTCCCGGAGGAACGCCCCCGCCAGCTCATCGAGGCCGCCTTCGAGGTCTTCAGCGACACTGGTCTCGAAGGGGCGCGCCTCGACGAGATCGCCCGCCGCGCCGGCGTCTCGAAGGGGACGATCTACCTCTACTTCACGAGCAAGGAGGAACTCTTCCGCGCGGTCGTCGAGGCCAAGGTCATCTCCGTGATCGAGGCCGCGGAGCAAGACGCCGAACGTCGCGCCCATGAAGAGCTCCCCGGGGTCGACGACCTGCGGCGCTACATGACGATGCAGTGGAACCACCTGCGCTCCCCGACCTACCTCGCGATGTACCGCCTGGTGCACGCCGAGCTGCATCACTTTCCCGACCTCATGCGCTTCTACGGCAACGAGGTCGTCGAACGGTCGTTGCGCCTGACGGCAAGCCTCATCGCCCGCGGCATCGCGCGCGGCGACTTCGTCGCCGCCGACCCGCTCGTCACCGCGCGACTCGTCACCTCCCTGCTCCTCACGCACGCCCTGTGGTACGAACGACGGACCCTGTTCGACTCGAGCATGAGCGACTGCGCCGATACCGTGCGCGACTCGGTCATCGAGTTCGCCCTGCGCAGCCTCGTCCCGCCTCACGGGGCCGCGACGCCCCCGACCGTCCCCGATGCCTGA
- a CDS encoding DUF4097 family beta strand repeat protein → MKLPTFLAAAVAATLFASDLALAQGGERRLLKGSRVAIYNLVGSIRLEGGSGSEVAVTVDRQGSDGARLKVETGEIGGRETLRVIYPDDRIVFERRSGEKGNGGRWGNWGRTQVNVARDGTFGDGRGGWGRGDRVEIVSSGRGFRGYADVRVAVPTGTSIEVHLAAGEAVVTNVDGDITVDVQAADVTTSHTRGALLLDTGSGEVNVSDAEGRVILDSGSGGATVTGMKGRELRLDTGSGSFKGSGIDVEELWGDTGSGRVRLSDVRAKVISLDSGSGSVEVGLLSDVDRLTIDAGSGAVTVQVPESLGAAVDIDSGSGGIDVDVAMTVTRRDRDALSGTIGDGRGRIRIDSGSGGVTLRRRAR, encoded by the coding sequence ATGAAGCTCCCGACGTTCCTGGCGGCCGCCGTTGCCGCGACGCTGTTCGCGAGCGACCTCGCCCTCGCGCAGGGCGGCGAGCGGCGGCTCCTCAAGGGGAGCCGGGTCGCGATCTACAACCTGGTGGGATCGATCCGCCTCGAAGGGGGGAGCGGGAGCGAGGTGGCGGTCACGGTCGACCGACAGGGGAGCGACGGCGCACGCCTCAAGGTCGAAACCGGCGAGATCGGTGGGCGCGAGACGCTGCGCGTCATCTACCCCGACGATCGCATCGTTTTCGAGCGCCGCAGTGGCGAGAAGGGGAACGGGGGGCGCTGGGGGAACTGGGGGCGTACCCAGGTCAACGTCGCGCGCGACGGGACGTTCGGCGACGGACGTGGCGGATGGGGGCGGGGCGATCGCGTCGAGATCGTCTCGTCGGGGCGCGGATTCCGCGGCTATGCCGACGTCCGCGTCGCGGTTCCCACGGGGACGTCGATCGAAGTCCACCTCGCGGCGGGCGAGGCGGTGGTCACCAACGTCGACGGCGATATCACGGTGGATGTCCAGGCGGCCGACGTCACGACGTCGCACACCCGGGGGGCGCTGCTGCTCGACACCGGCTCCGGTGAGGTGAACGTGAGCGACGCCGAAGGGCGCGTGATCCTCGACTCCGGCTCCGGGGGGGCGACAGTGACCGGGATGAAGGGGCGGGAGCTGCGCCTCGACACGGGGTCGGGGTCGTTCAAGGGGAGCGGGATCGACGTCGAGGAGCTGTGGGGGGATACGGGGTCCGGGCGTGTGCGCCTGTCCGACGTGCGTGCCAAGGTCATCTCCCTCGACAGCGGGAGCGGGTCGGTGGAGGTGGGGCTCCTGTCGGACGTCGACCGGCTCACGATCGACGCGGGGTCGGGGGCCGTGACGGTCCAGGTGCCCGAGTCGTTAGGGGCGGCGGTCGACATCGACTCGGGGAGCGGCGGGATCGACGTCGACGTCGCCATGACCGTGACGCGCCGCGACCGCGACGCCCTGTCCGGGACGATCGGCGACGGACGCGGGCGCATCCGGATCGACAGCGGGTCTGGCGGCGTCACGTTGCGCCGTCGCGCGCGATAG
- a CDS encoding peptidylprolyl isomerase, with product MKSATIVTSKGTLTLELYDAEAPITVANFEKLANSGFYDGSKFHRVIPEFVVQGGDPYSKGGEHAKGPVGTGGPGWKIKCETAGNPHKHELGSLSMAHAGKDTGGSQFFIVLNPDNCRHLNGVHTVFGKVTAGLDILPTIKQNDEMISAKVD from the coding sequence ATGAAGTCCGCCACGATTGTCACCTCGAAGGGGACCCTCACGCTCGAGCTGTACGACGCCGAGGCCCCGATCACCGTCGCCAACTTCGAGAAGCTCGCCAACAGCGGCTTCTACGACGGGTCCAAGTTCCACCGCGTCATCCCGGAGTTCGTCGTGCAGGGCGGCGACCCGTACTCCAAGGGTGGAGAGCATGCCAAGGGCCCCGTGGGGACCGGCGGCCCGGGATGGAAGATCAAGTGCGAGACGGCGGGGAACCCGCACAAGCACGAGTTGGGCTCGCTCTCCATGGCGCACGCCGGAAAGGACACCGGCGGCTCGCAGTTCTTCATCGTGCTCAATCCCGACAACTGCCGCCACCTCAACGGCGTGCACACCGTCTTCGGGAAGGTCACCGCTGGCCTCGACATCCTGCCGACCATCAAGCAGAATGACGAGATGATTTCGGCCAAGGTCGACTAA
- the nth gene encoding endonuclease III, producing MPKRLQGPVAKETTNVTAKAKAAAAAAAATATATAKANAAKKGKTAGKSTGATQPRPRTALRNATPEAAAIVYRELLALYPDAHCELDFHSPYQLLAATILSAQCTDKRVNMTTPELFRRFPTPAALAAAAQGEVEEIVKSTGFFRAKAKSLIGMAGALTDRHGGEVPPRMEALVVLPGVGRKTANVVLGNAFGINVGVVVDTHVGRLAIRLGLTSETDPLKVESALMQLFPSEQWTMLSHLLIWHGRRVCDARKPRCGACTLAPRCPSAQLPA from the coding sequence ATGCCCAAGCGGCTTCAGGGGCCTGTTGCGAAGGAAACGACCAACGTCACGGCGAAGGCGAAGGCGGCGGCGGCGGCGGCGGCGGCAACGGCAACGGCAACGGCGAAAGCGAACGCCGCGAAAAAGGGGAAGACCGCGGGGAAGAGCACGGGAGCCACGCAGCCACGGCCACGCACCGCCCTCCGCAACGCGACCCCCGAGGCCGCCGCGATCGTCTACCGCGAACTCCTCGCGCTCTATCCTGACGCGCACTGCGAGCTCGACTTTCACTCGCCGTATCAGCTCCTCGCCGCGACGATCCTCAGCGCGCAGTGCACCGACAAGCGCGTGAACATGACGACCCCCGAGCTCTTTCGCCGTTTCCCCACGCCGGCCGCCCTGGCGGCGGCGGCGCAGGGCGAAGTGGAGGAGATCGTCAAGAGCACCGGCTTCTTCCGTGCGAAGGCCAAGTCGCTCATCGGGATGGCCGGCGCCCTCACCGACCGCCACGGCGGCGAGGTCCCGCCACGGATGGAGGCGCTGGTCGTGCTCCCCGGCGTGGGACGCAAGACGGCGAACGTGGTCCTGGGGAATGCGTTCGGCATCAATGTCGGCGTCGTGGTCGATACGCACGTGGGACGCCTCGCGATCCGGCTCGGCCTAACGAGCGAGACCGACCCGCTCAAGGTGGAGTCGGCGCTCATGCAGCTCTTCCCCTCGGAGCAGTGGACGATGCTCTCGCACCTCCTCATCTGGCACGGGCGCCGCGTCTGCGACGCGCGGAAGCCCCGGTGTGGCGCCTGCACCCTCGCCCCGCGCTGCCCCTCCGCCCAGCTCCCCGCATAG
- the polX gene encoding DNA polymerase/3'-5' exonuclease PolX, protein MLSPRAAAHVLAEIATLLELRGESRLASGAYETASRALSLLAVDDLTPLLRTGDVAVLGPVGPDALDVLRDVAETGDSQFLEQLRENTPEGLLEMLRVPGLGTARIHRIHEGLGIESLHELEQAARDGRLASLPHFGQRTAEKVLRGIANLRESGARVLYPHAALDAERLLAAVRAHPDVLRAEVAGSIRRRCETIADIDIVAAVRGTPSLVAADFAHGRGVREVLGGGAPSLTIRYDDGTRLDLRCVSEERFVVAWWWATGCALHCVRVAGAAAARGITIGSDAVRDADGRAIPIADEAALYAAAGLPFIAPELREALGEVDEAPRLPELVQLSDIRGVLHCHSHYSDGAGTIRELAAAAHARGWRYLGVSDHSQSAFYAGGLSREAILRQHDEIDAVNATMSDFRVLKGIEADILPCGRVDYDATILDRFDYVIASVHSRFGMNEGQMTDRVLKAMDDPHVTIVGHPTGRLLLTREPYAINVSALLEKAGAVGVAIELNADPHRLDLDWRHLREAHARGARIEIGPDAHSVAGLDHVALGVGVARKGWLSRADVLNAGDADDVIAFANARRHGASATARSTTTSTGFTHAG, encoded by the coding sequence ATGCTGTCGCCGCGCGCCGCCGCCCACGTGCTCGCCGAAATCGCCACGCTGCTCGAACTGCGTGGCGAATCGCGTCTCGCGTCTGGCGCCTACGAGACGGCCTCACGCGCCCTCTCCCTGCTCGCCGTCGACGACCTCACCCCGCTCCTGCGCACGGGCGACGTCGCCGTGCTTGGCCCCGTCGGCCCGGACGCCCTCGACGTCCTGCGCGACGTGGCCGAGACCGGCGATTCGCAGTTCCTGGAGCAGCTGCGAGAGAACACCCCCGAGGGCCTCCTCGAGATGCTCCGGGTCCCCGGCCTGGGAACGGCGAGGATCCACCGCATTCACGAGGGGCTTGGCATCGAGTCGCTGCACGAGCTCGAACAGGCGGCGCGCGACGGACGGCTCGCGTCGCTGCCGCACTTTGGCCAGCGCACCGCGGAGAAGGTGCTGCGCGGGATCGCGAACCTGCGGGAGAGCGGGGCGCGCGTGCTGTATCCACACGCGGCACTCGACGCCGAGCGACTGCTGGCCGCGGTGCGCGCGCACCCCGATGTGTTGCGCGCCGAGGTGGCCGGCTCGATCCGGCGCCGCTGCGAGACGATTGCAGACATCGACATCGTCGCCGCCGTCCGCGGCACGCCATCGCTCGTGGCCGCGGACTTCGCGCATGGGCGTGGCGTGCGCGAGGTGCTGGGGGGCGGCGCCCCGTCGCTCACCATCCGCTACGACGACGGGACGCGCCTCGACCTGCGCTGCGTGAGCGAGGAGCGCTTCGTCGTCGCCTGGTGGTGGGCCACCGGGTGTGCGTTGCACTGCGTGCGCGTCGCCGGTGCCGCCGCCGCGCGCGGGATCACCATCGGCAGCGACGCCGTCCGCGACGCCGACGGACGCGCGATCCCGATCGCCGACGAGGCGGCGCTGTACGCCGCGGCCGGATTGCCGTTCATCGCCCCGGAGCTGCGCGAAGCGTTAGGCGAGGTGGACGAGGCCCCCCGGCTCCCCGAACTCGTGCAGCTGTCGGACATCCGCGGTGTGCTGCACTGCCACTCGCACTACTCCGACGGTGCGGGGACGATCCGCGAGCTCGCCGCGGCGGCGCACGCGCGCGGCTGGCGCTACCTCGGCGTCAGCGATCACTCGCAGTCGGCGTTCTACGCCGGGGGGCTCTCGCGCGAGGCGATCCTGCGCCAGCACGACGAGATCGACGCCGTCAACGCCACCATGTCCGATTTCCGCGTGCTCAAGGGGATCGAAGCCGATATCCTCCCCTGCGGCCGCGTCGACTACGACGCGACGATCCTCGACCGCTTCGACTACGTCATCGCCTCGGTGCACTCGCGCTTCGGCATGAACGAGGGACAGATGACCGACCGCGTGCTCAAGGCGATGGACGACCCCCACGTCACGATCGTCGGACACCCCACCGGACGGCTCCTGCTCACGCGCGAGCCGTATGCGATCAACGTCTCGGCGCTCCTGGAAAAGGCGGGGGCCGTCGGCGTGGCGATCGAGCTGAACGCCGATCCGCATCGCCTCGACCTGGATTGGCGCCACCTGCGCGAGGCGCACGCGCGCGGCGCGCGCATCGAGATCGGCCCCGACGCCCATTCCGTCGCCGGGCTCGACCACGTGGCACTCGGCGTCGGCGTGGCGCGAAAGGGGTGGTTGTCGCGCGCCGACGTGCTCAACGCCGGCGACGCCGACGACGTGATCGCCTTCGCCAACGCGCGACGTCACGGCGCCAGCGCCACCGCGCGCTCGACCACTACGTCCACCGGGTTCACGCATGCCGGCTAG
- a CDS encoding alpha/beta hydrolase, with amino-acid sequence MPLPIPAPRIDGATASTAVPLYWCAYGAESSSRLLVLHGGPGAHHEYLLPQMLTLASRSELLFYDQRGGGRSRTDDPTPITWQVHVEDLGRVVQELGVHPLTLVGYSWGAMLAILYTLEAAKRHTLTPPHRLVLIDPAPLSRRWRDEFEAEFVRRQGGPEVARLRAELAASGLKETDPAAYRQRTFELSVAGYFSHPERARDLTPFRVTGRVQQSVWESLGDFDLIPLLSAIDVPTLLVHGWADPIPVESTLAAARALRARCVVLEASGHVPYVEQPDALFGAIEQFLEDTSESAALGR; translated from the coding sequence ATGCCGCTCCCCATCCCTGCTCCCCGCATCGACGGCGCCACCGCCTCCACCGCCGTTCCACTCTATTGGTGCGCCTACGGCGCCGAGTCGTCGTCGCGACTGCTCGTGCTGCACGGCGGGCCCGGCGCGCACCACGAGTACCTCCTGCCGCAGATGCTCACGCTCGCCAGCCGGAGCGAACTGCTCTTCTACGACCAGCGCGGGGGCGGGCGCTCGCGCACCGACGATCCCACGCCGATCACCTGGCAGGTACATGTCGAGGATCTCGGACGGGTCGTGCAGGAGCTGGGCGTCCACCCGCTGACCCTCGTAGGCTACTCGTGGGGGGCGATGCTGGCGATCCTCTACACGCTCGAAGCAGCCAAGCGGCACACCCTCACGCCGCCGCACCGGCTCGTCCTCATCGATCCGGCCCCGTTGTCCCGACGCTGGCGCGACGAGTTCGAGGCCGAGTTCGTGCGACGACAGGGGGGGCCTGAGGTGGCGCGCCTGCGCGCCGAGCTGGCGGCGAGTGGGCTCAAGGAGACCGACCCGGCCGCCTATCGCCAGCGCACCTTCGAGCTGAGCGTCGCCGGGTACTTCTCGCACCCCGAGCGCGCCCGGGACCTGACCCCCTTTCGCGTCACCGGACGTGTGCAACAATCAGTTTGGGAGTCGCTCGGCGACTTCGACCTCATTCCCCTGCTGTCGGCCATCGACGTGCCGACACTTCTCGTGCACGGATGGGCGGACCCGATTCCCGTGGAATCGACGCTGGCCGCGGCGCGTGCCTTACGCGCCCGGTGCGTCGTCCTAGAGGCAAGCGGCCACGTTCCATACGTCGAGCAGCCTGATGCGCTCTTTGGCGCCATCGAGCAATTCCTGGAGGACACTTCCGAGAGCGCCGCCCTGGGGCGTTGA
- a CDS encoding histone deacetylase yields MSLHAWTSARYVVPLPPGHRFPIEKYERLRQRVLAEGLVASECLHEPPRVTRAQLLRVHTPEYVDRLTSGTMTAAEVRRLGFPWSPDLVERSLRAVGGTCQAVRTALELGVAINLAGGTHHAFATHGEGFCVFNDVAVAIREALAAGRIARAAIIDLDVHQGNGTHAIFADEPHVFTFSMHGGKNYPFHKVNGDLDIELDDGTGDDEYLARLHDALPRVLAGAAPDLVVYLAGADPHEGDRLGRLALTFDGLARRDAMVLQAAREVGIPVAITIAGGYGRNIDDTVEVHCRTVRVASGYA; encoded by the coding sequence ATGTCGCTGCACGCCTGGACGTCGGCTCGCTACGTCGTCCCCCTCCCGCCCGGGCACCGCTTTCCGATCGAGAAGTACGAGCGCCTCCGCCAGCGTGTGCTGGCCGAGGGGCTCGTTGCGTCGGAGTGCTTGCACGAGCCGCCGCGCGTCACGCGTGCGCAGCTGCTCCGCGTTCACACCCCCGAGTACGTCGACCGCCTGACGAGTGGGACGATGACCGCGGCCGAGGTGCGGCGGCTCGGCTTCCCATGGTCGCCCGACCTCGTGGAGCGTTCGTTGCGCGCCGTGGGCGGGACGTGCCAGGCGGTGCGCACCGCGCTGGAACTCGGGGTCGCGATAAACCTCGCGGGGGGGACGCATCACGCCTTCGCCACGCACGGCGAGGGGTTCTGCGTCTTCAACGACGTCGCCGTGGCGATTCGAGAGGCGTTGGCCGCCGGACGCATCGCGCGCGCGGCGATCATCGACCTCGATGTGCACCAGGGCAACGGAACGCACGCGATCTTCGCCGACGAGCCACACGTCTTCACCTTCAGCATGCACGGCGGGAAGAACTACCCGTTCCACAAGGTGAACGGCGACCTGGACATCGAGCTCGACGACGGCACCGGCGACGACGAGTACCTCGCGCGGCTCCACGACGCGCTCCCGCGCGTCCTCGCCGGGGCCGCGCCCGACCTGGTGGTCTACCTCGCCGGGGCCGACCCACACGAGGGGGATCGACTCGGCCGACTCGCCCTCACCTTCGACGGACTCGCGCGGCGCGACGCCATGGTCCTGCAGGCGGCACGCGAGGTGGGGATTCCGGTCGCCATCACCATCGCCGGCGGCTACGGGCGCAACATCGATGACACCGTGGAGGTGCACTGCCGCACGGTACGCGTGGCCAGCGGCTACGCCTGA
- a CDS encoding M28 family peptidase has protein sequence MTRRSLRPAALAALMAATPLALACHGAGVPAPARTAPDSARLAADVRTLAGDAFAGRLTGTPGNDSARAWIADRFRALALVPLIRPQPCPADCAPGYEQRFVATSAVARRAGLPSEMPTGNVVAMIPGRDPARRGQVVVLGAHFDHLGRAGVNALDPEARDAIRNGADDNASGVATILELARLLKARPPARSVAIVAFTGEELGLLGSAWFVDHAPFALDSVQAMLNFDMVGRLRDDRLMVYGTATATELAAIVDSANIAPAFRIVAIGDGTGPSDHASFYLKNLPVLHFFTDLHDDYHRATDDAERINAAGMARVVGLAERITRTLADRPSRLTFVRGPVTASRMGATTRRGPQPYLGSVPDMGAVETKGLRLSAIRPGSPAEAGGLKEGDVIVELGGKAVTDLYTYTDALFAYAPGDQVEIVVLRAGARVTVRVTLGRRPG, from the coding sequence ATGACTCGCCGCTCGCTCCGCCCCGCCGCTCTTGCCGCCCTGATGGCGGCCACCCCGCTCGCGCTCGCGTGCCACGGCGCCGGCGTCCCGGCTCCGGCCCGGACGGCCCCCGATTCGGCGCGCCTGGCCGCCGATGTGCGCACCTTGGCCGGCGATGCCTTCGCCGGTCGCCTGACCGGAACGCCGGGCAACGACTCGGCGCGCGCCTGGATCGCAGACCGCTTCCGCGCGCTCGCCCTCGTGCCGCTCATCCGTCCGCAGCCCTGTCCTGCCGACTGCGCGCCGGGCTATGAACAGCGCTTCGTCGCGACGTCAGCCGTCGCCCGACGCGCCGGGCTGCCGAGCGAGATGCCCACCGGCAATGTGGTCGCCATGATCCCCGGTCGTGACCCCGCTCGGCGCGGGCAGGTCGTCGTGCTCGGGGCACACTTCGATCATCTCGGGCGAGCCGGCGTCAACGCACTCGACCCCGAGGCCCGCGACGCGATTCGCAACGGCGCCGACGACAATGCCTCCGGCGTCGCGACGATTCTCGAACTCGCGCGACTGCTCAAGGCACGCCCGCCGGCCCGTTCGGTGGCGATCGTCGCCTTTACCGGCGAGGAACTCGGGCTGCTCGGCTCCGCCTGGTTTGTCGACCATGCGCCGTTCGCACTCGACTCGGTCCAGGCGATGCTCAACTTCGACATGGTGGGACGTCTGCGCGACGACCGGCTGATGGTGTACGGCACCGCCACGGCGACCGAACTCGCCGCCATCGTGGACTCTGCCAACATCGCGCCGGCGTTCAGGATCGTCGCCATCGGCGATGGGACCGGGCCTTCCGACCACGCGTCGTTCTACCTCAAGAACCTCCCGGTCCTGCACTTCTTCACCGACCTGCACGACGACTACCATCGCGCCACCGACGACGCGGAACGGATCAACGCTGCCGGCATGGCACGCGTCGTCGGCCTGGCCGAGCGCATCACGCGCACGCTGGCCGACCGCCCGTCGCGCCTGACCTTCGTTCGTGGACCCGTGACCGCGTCGCGCATGGGGGCCACCACGCGCCGCGGTCCGCAACCGTACCTCGGCTCCGTCCCCGACATGGGGGCCGTGGAGACGAAGGGATTGCGGCTGTCGGCGATCCGCCCCGGGTCGCCAGCCGAGGCGGGAGGGCTCAAGGAAGGCGACGTGATCGTCGAGTTGGGGGGGAAGGCCGTCACCGACCTGTATACGTATACCGACGCGCTCTTCGCGTATGCCCCCGGCGATCAGGTGGAGATCGTCGTGCTGCGTGCCGGCGCCCGTGTCACGGTCCGGGTAACGCTCGGCCGACGACCCGGCTAA